In Paracoccus jeotgali, the following are encoded in one genomic region:
- the recN gene encoding DNA repair protein RecN, with product MLRELHIRDILLIDRLELAFGPGLNVLTGETGAGKSILLDCLGFVLGWRGRAELVRSGADQGEVTAVFDLPAGHPAREVLTEAGIEAGAELILRRVNTADGRKSAWINDRRASGEVLRALSERLVELHGQHDDRGLLNPRGHRLLLDAFAGLDLGPIRKAWRDWRQVEAEIETLRRESDARRTEAEFLAHALQELDQLDPQPEEDAALDAARRAMQGAERIRGDVARALAALGPDGAEGAMLDASRWLEGAAEQAEDRLNAPLQALSRALIELGEAYSGVEAAVEAMEFDPAELDRTEERLFALRALARKHDVLPDDLAGLADELRERAAALGDSDARLDDLQEQAKRLARDYDALAQALTASRQEAAQQLDAAMAHELAPLKMERAVFETRVSPAEDGPEGRDSVAFTVATNPGAPAGALDKIASGGELSRFLLALKVSLARGNDALTMIFDEIDRGVGGATADAVGRRLARLAHDAQVLVVTHSPQVAALGATHFRVAKHVRDGMTTSEVQALDDQARVDEIARMLSGEQITDVAREAARSLIASG from the coding sequence ATGCTGCGAGAGCTGCATATCCGCGATATCCTGCTGATCGACCGGCTGGAACTGGCCTTCGGCCCCGGCCTGAACGTGCTGACCGGCGAGACCGGGGCCGGCAAGTCGATCCTGCTCGACTGCCTCGGCTTTGTGCTGGGCTGGCGCGGCCGGGCGGAACTGGTCCGCAGCGGCGCCGATCAGGGCGAGGTGACGGCGGTGTTCGACCTGCCGGCCGGTCATCCCGCCCGCGAGGTGCTGACCGAGGCCGGGATCGAGGCCGGCGCCGAATTGATCCTGCGCCGCGTCAACACCGCCGATGGCCGCAAATCCGCCTGGATCAACGACCGCCGCGCCAGTGGCGAGGTGCTGCGCGCCCTGTCGGAACGGCTGGTCGAGCTGCATGGCCAGCATGACGATCGCGGCCTGCTGAACCCGCGCGGGCACCGGCTGCTGCTGGATGCCTTTGCCGGGCTCGACCTCGGCCCGATCCGCAAGGCGTGGCGCGACTGGCGACAGGTCGAGGCCGAGATCGAGACGCTGCGCCGGGAAAGCGACGCCCGCCGGACCGAGGCCGAGTTTCTGGCCCATGCCCTGCAGGAGCTTGATCAGCTCGACCCGCAGCCCGAGGAAGACGCCGCACTCGACGCCGCCCGTCGTGCCATGCAGGGGGCCGAGCGGATTCGCGGCGATGTGGCGCGCGCGCTGGCCGCGCTTGGTCCAGACGGGGCGGAAGGCGCGATGCTCGACGCCTCGCGCTGGCTGGAAGGCGCGGCCGAACAGGCCGAGGACCGGCTGAACGCCCCGCTGCAGGCCCTGTCGCGCGCGCTGATCGAGCTGGGAGAGGCCTATTCCGGGGTCGAGGCCGCCGTCGAAGCGATGGAATTCGACCCCGCCGAGCTTGACCGCACCGAAGAGCGGCTGTTCGCCCTGCGCGCGCTGGCCCGTAAGCATGACGTGCTGCCGGACGATCTGGCCGGCCTCGCGGATGAGCTGCGCGAACGCGCGGCGGCCTTGGGCGATTCCGATGCGCGGCTGGATGATCTGCAAGAGCAGGCAAAGCGGCTGGCGCGGGACTATGACGCGCTGGCGCAGGCGTTGACGGCGTCCCGGCAAGAGGCCGCGCAGCAATTGGATGCGGCGATGGCGCATGAATTGGCGCCGCTGAAGATGGAGCGCGCGGTCTTCGAGACCCGCGTCTCCCCGGCCGAGGATGGGCCGGAGGGCCGCGACAGCGTGGCGTTCACCGTGGCGACGAACCCCGGCGCCCCGGCGGGGGCGCTGGACAAGATCGCCTCGGGTGGTGAGTTGTCGCGCTTTCTGCTGGCGCTGAAGGTCAGCCTCGCCCGCGGGAACGATGCGCTGACGATGATCTTTGACGAGATCGACCGCGGGGTGGGCGGTGCCACCGCCGATGCGGTGGGGCGCCGGCTGGCGCGTCTGGCCCATGATGCGCAGGTGCTGGTGGTGACGCATTCGCCGCAAGTCGCGGCGCTGGGTGCCACACATTTCCGGGTCGCGAAGCATGTCCGGGACGGGATGACCACCAGCGAGGTGCAGGCGCTGGACGATCAGGCGCGGGTGGACGAGATCGCGCGGATGCTGTCGGGAGAGCAGATCACCGATGTGGCGCGAGAGGCGGCGCGGTCGCTGATCGCGTCGGGGTGA
- a CDS encoding outer membrane protein assembly factor BamD, which translates to MVRTVSSKTLVAVILCAAVLAGCGGGDGAGQKLPVDNFTAEEIYKRGEYELENNSKPDAAVYYFSEIERLYPYSEWAKRALIMQAYGYHKARKYEDARGAAQRFIDTYPGDDDAAYAKYLLALSYYDQIDDVGRDQGLTFQALQSLREVIEEYPDSEYARSSILKFDLSFDHLAGKEMEIGRYYLKRGHHAAAVNRFRVVVEEFQTTTHTPEALMRLVEAYLALGLTDEAQTAGAILGHNFQSSPFYKDAFAQLRGRGLTATPQGDNWLTRVYRQVIQGKWL; encoded by the coding sequence ATGGTCCGCACCGTTTCTTCCAAAACTCTGGTTGCCGTCATTCTGTGCGCTGCTGTTCTGGCAGGTTGCGGTGGCGGGGACGGGGCGGGACAGAAGCTGCCGGTCGACAATTTCACCGCCGAGGAAATCTACAAGCGCGGCGAATACGAGCTGGAAAACAACAGCAAGCCCGATGCGGCGGTGTATTATTTCTCGGAAATCGAGCGGCTGTATCCCTATTCGGAATGGGCCAAGCGGGCGCTGATCATGCAGGCCTATGGCTATCACAAGGCCCGCAAATACGAAGACGCGCGCGGCGCGGCGCAGCGTTTCATCGACACCTATCCGGGCGACGACGACGCGGCCTATGCGAAATACCTGCTGGCGCTGTCCTATTACGACCAGATCGACGATGTCGGCCGCGACCAGGGCCTGACCTTCCAGGCGCTGCAATCGCTGCGCGAGGTGATCGAGGAATATCCCGACAGCGAATACGCCCGCAGCTCGATCCTGAAGTTCGACCTGTCCTTCGACCATCTCGCCGGCAAAGAGATGGAGATCGGGCGCTACTACCTCAAGCGCGGCCACCACGCCGCCGCCGTCAACCGCTTCCGCGTCGTGGTCGAGGAGTTCCAGACCACCACCCACACGCCCGAGGCGCTGATGCGGCTGGTCGAGGCCTATCTGGCGCTTGGCCTCACGGACGAGGCGCAGACCGCCGGCGCGATCCTGGGTCACAACTTCCAGTCCTCGCCCTTCTACAAGGACGCCTTCGCGCAGCTTCGCGGCCGCGGCCTGACCGCGACCCCGCAGGGCGACAACTGGCTGACCCGCGTCTATCGTCAGGTCATTCAGGGCAAATGGCTGTAA
- the lpxC gene encoding UDP-3-O-acyl-N-acetylglucosamine deacetylase, translating to MQATLAKPAHFNGVGLHSGVAVRMSLLPAPAGHGIVFERADLPAGGNRIPALWDRVVSSRLCTLIANDDGAQVSTIEHIMAAIAGTGLHNVLIRLDGPEVPILDGSSAEFVAGILEAGIVMQEATLRAIRLTRPIEVRDGRAVARLEPADHLEIDFHIEFDDAAIGRQEKTLDMANGAFLRELMDSRTFCRQSDVEAMRKGGLALGGTYLNAVVVDGDKVLSPGGLRHEDEAVRHKMLDAMGDLALAGAPLLARYTGNRAGHALTNKLLRALFAQRDAWEWVTCGTDLECRLPGAGVAAYGPVQAPSLIAVA from the coding sequence ATGCAGGCGACTTTGGCAAAACCAGCACATTTCAACGGCGTCGGGCTGCATTCCGGCGTGGCCGTTCGGATGTCCCTGCTGCCCGCGCCCGCAGGTCACGGCATCGTCTTCGAACGCGCCGATCTGCCCGCCGGTGGCAACCGGATTCCCGCGCTGTGGGACCGCGTGGTGTCCTCGCGCCTGTGCACGCTGATCGCCAATGACGACGGCGCCCAAGTGTCCACCATCGAACACATCATGGCGGCCATCGCCGGCACCGGCCTGCACAATGTGCTTATCCGTCTGGATGGGCCCGAAGTGCCGATCCTTGACGGTTCCTCGGCCGAATTCGTCGCGGGCATTCTGGAAGCCGGCATCGTCATGCAAGAGGCGACGCTGCGCGCGATCCGCCTGACCCGCCCGATCGAGGTCCGCGATGGGCGCGCCGTCGCCCGTCTGGAGCCCGCCGATCACCTGGAAATCGACTTTCATATCGAGTTCGACGACGCCGCCATCGGGCGGCAGGAAAAGACGCTGGACATGGCCAACGGCGCCTTCCTGCGCGAGCTGATGGACAGCCGGACCTTTTGCCGCCAGTCGGATGTCGAGGCGATGCGCAAGGGCGGCCTCGCGCTTGGCGGCACCTATCTGAACGCGGTCGTGGTCGATGGCGACAAGGTGTTGTCGCCGGGCGGTCTGCGCCACGAGGACGAGGCCGTGCGCCATAAGATGCTGGACGCGATGGGCGATCTGGCGCTTGCCGGGGCGCCGCTGCTGGCGCGCTATACCGGCAACCGCGCCGGTCACGCGCTGACCAACAAGCTGCTGCGCGCGCTGTTTGCGCAGCGCGACGCGTGGGAGTGGGTGACCTGCGGGACTGATCTGGAATGCCGGCTGCCGGGCGCCGGCGTTGCCGCCTATGGCCCGGTGCAGGCGCCCTCGCTGATCGCCGTGGCCTGA
- the ftsZ gene encoding cell division protein FtsZ, with translation MNLNLTMNDDDDLSPRITVFGVGGAGGNAVNNMIDQQLEGCVFVVANTDAQALKQSKSDSRIQLGPKVTEGLGAGAKPDVGARAAEETIEDIVDHLQGAHMCFITAGMGGGTGTGAAPIIAQAARQMGILTVGVVTKPFQFEGTKRMRQADEGVTELQKHVDTLIIIPNQNLFRLANEKTTFTEAFALADDVLYQGVKGVTDLMVRPGLINLDFADVRAVMDEMGKAMMGTGEATGENRAVQAAEKAIANPLLDEISLNGAKGVLINITGGTDLTLFELDEAANIIRDKVDGDANIIVGSTLDPAMEGTIRVSVVATGIDTVAAEAAPPAPPRRVETAAAPATPAPAPRVDIRAEAPVARATQDELPPRRATPPASARVDLAAPQPSQDDMPAPAYQPREQARAPHADPISDNAGDFVAPRSAGAARGTPPAEVLERMRRAASAQPGASARTPAAAPRPAAPEQPSRGESRMAGLGRMIERMAGGQAADKPSSASIADRVSERLAARRQGNLDADFDDLADDQPSTNAEIPAFLRRQAN, from the coding sequence ATGAACCTCAATCTGACGATGAACGACGACGACGATCTCAGCCCGCGCATCACCGTTTTCGGTGTCGGCGGGGCAGGTGGGAACGCGGTCAACAACATGATCGATCAGCAGCTTGAGGGCTGCGTTTTCGTTGTCGCCAACACCGACGCGCAGGCGTTGAAGCAGTCGAAATCGGACAGCCGCATCCAGCTGGGTCCGAAAGTGACCGAAGGGCTTGGTGCCGGCGCCAAGCCCGATGTCGGCGCCCGCGCGGCCGAGGAAACGATCGAGGATATCGTCGATCACCTGCAGGGCGCGCATATGTGCTTTATCACCGCCGGCATGGGCGGCGGCACCGGCACCGGCGCGGCCCCGATCATCGCGCAGGCCGCCCGCCAGATGGGCATCCTGACCGTCGGCGTGGTGACCAAGCCGTTCCAGTTCGAAGGCACCAAGCGGATGCGTCAGGCCGATGAGGGCGTGACCGAGCTGCAAAAGCACGTCGATACGCTGATCATCATCCCCAACCAGAACCTGTTCCGGCTGGCCAACGAAAAGACCACCTTCACCGAGGCTTTCGCCCTGGCCGATGACGTGCTGTATCAGGGCGTCAAGGGCGTCACCGACCTGATGGTGCGGCCGGGCCTGATCAACCTCGACTTCGCCGACGTCCGCGCCGTCATGGACGAGATGGGCAAGGCGATGATGGGCACGGGCGAGGCCACGGGCGAAAACCGCGCCGTGCAGGCCGCCGAAAAGGCCATCGCCAACCCGCTGCTGGACGAAATCAGCCTGAACGGCGCCAAGGGCGTGCTGATCAACATCACCGGCGGCACCGATCTGACGCTGTTCGAGCTTGACGAGGCCGCGAACATCATCCGCGACAAGGTTGATGGCGACGCCAACATCATCGTCGGCTCGACCCTCGATCCGGCGATGGAGGGCACAATCCGCGTGTCGGTCGTCGCGACCGGCATCGACACCGTCGCCGCCGAGGCCGCACCGCCCGCGCCGCCGCGCCGGGTCGAGACCGCCGCCGCGCCCGCCACCCCGGCACCGGCCCCCCGCGTCGACATCCGCGCCGAGGCGCCCGTCGCCCGCGCCACCCAGGACGAGCTGCCGCCGCGCCGGGCCACGCCCCCGGCCTCGGCCCGCGTCGATCTGGCCGCGCCGCAGCCCAGCCAGGATGACATGCCCGCCCCGGCCTATCAGCCGCGCGAGCAGGCCCGTGCGCCCCATGCCGACCCGATCAGCGACAACGCCGGCGATTTCGTCGCCCCGCGCAGCGCCGGCGCCGCGCGTGGCACTCCGCCCGCCGAAGTGCTCGAGCGGATGCGCCGCGCCGCCTCGGCGCAGCCCGGTGCCTCGGCCCGGACGCCGGCCGCCGCGCCGCGTCCCGCCGCGCCCGAGCAGCCGAGCCGTGGCGAAAGCCGCATGGCCGGTCTGGGCCGCATGATCGAACGGATGGCGGGCGGGCAGGCCGCCGACAAGCCGTCCTCGGCCTCGATCGCGGACCGGGTCAGCGAACGTCTCGCCGCGCGCCGTCAGGGCAATCTGGACGCCGATTTCGACGATCTGGCCGACGACCAACCCTCGACCAACGCCGAGATCCCGGCCTTCCTGCGCCGTCAGGCCAACTGA
- the ftsA gene encoding cell division protein FtsA, whose amino-acid sequence MKDLYQQQRAMRNMRQAALQRGVVAVLDIGSSKVACFVLQFDGPGTYREADGVGPMAGQTSFRVIGAATTRSRGVRMGEIEAMAETERAIRTAVQAAQKLAGVRVDHAIACISGARPSSYGLAGEIALKNGSVGQGDIAQVLGACDVPDFGRGRQVLHAQPVNFLVDGRSGLMDPREHAGTSLGVDMHVLTVDGDAIDNLIHVIRRCDMELAGVASGSYMSALSSLVEDEQELGAACIDMGGGVTGCSIFVRKHMIFADAVPMGGDLVTQDIAQGLRVPMSVAERLKTLHGGVEATGRDDRELIELGGETGDWETDRRTVSRADLIGIMRPRVEEILEEVAATLDAAGFDHMPSQQVVLTGGGSQIPGLDGLAARMLGRNVRIGRPLRIHGLPHQLTGPGFASAVGLALFAAHPQDEWWDFEMPAETYPSRSLRRAYRWFRNNW is encoded by the coding sequence ATGAAAGACCTTTACCAGCAGCAGCGCGCAATGCGGAACATGCGGCAGGCGGCGCTGCAACGCGGCGTGGTGGCGGTGCTGGATATCGGCAGCTCCAAGGTCGCCTGCTTTGTGCTGCAATTCGACGGCCCCGGCACCTATCGCGAGGCCGATGGCGTGGGCCCGATGGCGGGCCAGACCAGCTTCCGCGTGATCGGCGCGGCGACCACCCGCTCTCGCGGGGTGCGGATGGGCGAGATCGAGGCCATGGCCGAGACCGAGCGTGCGATCCGCACCGCCGTTCAGGCCGCGCAGAAGCTGGCTGGGGTGCGCGTCGATCACGCCATTGCCTGCATCTCGGGCGCGCGGCCATCCTCTTACGGGCTGGCGGGCGAGATCGCGCTGAAGAATGGCAGCGTCGGGCAGGGCGACATCGCGCAGGTGCTGGGCGCCTGCGACGTCCCCGATTTCGGGCGCGGGCGGCAGGTGTTGCACGCGCAGCCAGTGAATTTCCTGGTCGACGGGCGGTCGGGCCTGATGGACCCGCGCGAACATGCCGGGACCAGCCTTGGCGTCGACATGCATGTGCTGACTGTGGATGGCGACGCGATCGACAACCTGATCCATGTGATCCGGCGCTGCGACATGGAACTCGCCGGGGTGGCATCGGGGTCGTATATGTCGGCGCTGTCCTCGCTGGTCGAGGATGAGCAGGAACTGGGCGCGGCCTGCATCGACATGGGCGGCGGCGTCACCGGGTGCTCGATCTTCGTGCGCAAGCACATGATCTTTGCCGATGCCGTGCCGATGGGCGGCGATCTGGTGACGCAGGACATCGCGCAAGGGCTGCGCGTCCCCATGAGCGTGGCCGAGCGGCTGAAGACCCTGCATGGCGGGGTCGAGGCGACCGGCCGCGACGACCGCGAACTGATCGAGCTGGGCGGCGAGACCGGCGACTGGGAGACCGACCGCCGCACCGTCAGCCGCGCCGATCTGATCGGCATCATGCGCCCGCGTGTCGAGGAGATCCTGGAAGAGGTCGCAGCGACGCTGGATGCCGCCGGCTTCGACCACATGCCCAGCCAGCAGGTCGTGCTGACCGGCGGCGGCAGCCAGATCCCCGGTCTGGACGGGCTGGCGGCGCGGATGCTGGGGCGGAACGTGCGAATCGGGCGGCCGCTGCGCATCCACGGGCTGCCGCATCAACTGACCGGGCCAGGCTTTGCCTCGGCCGTGGGGCTGGCGCTGTTCGCGGCCCATCCGCAGGACGAATGGTGGGACTTTGAAATGCCCGCCGAAACCTATCCGTCGCGCTCGCTGCGACGGGCCTATCGCTGGTTTCGCAACAACTGGTGA
- a CDS encoding cell division protein FtsQ/DivIB, whose translation MQGIDHDQRAGFSPRPTPPRKSWDRPQAQAQRPRRDPAPSRLAYRLHRMWLTPAFRRLTRVGLPAFLIAFVALLWLSDDDRRASLSGGLTGLVEKVQNREQFMVKVMTINGASGPVDRALRMMLPVDLPASSFDIDLDQLRRDILMLDAVREVELRIRPDGVLAARVVERKPALLWRHARGIEQLDETGHRVASVSERSVRADLPLIAGEGADRHANQALQLFAAAGPLLPRVRGLQRVGERRWDVVLDRGQRILLPEEAPVAALERLIALDQAGDMLARDISLVDLRDGTRPLARIGLDAQNRIRAERGQNPLGPDGREIKTDKKKG comes from the coding sequence GTGCAGGGCATAGACCACGACCAGCGCGCCGGCTTCTCGCCGCGCCCGACGCCGCCCCGCAAAAGCTGGGACCGGCCACAGGCGCAGGCGCAGCGGCCCCGGCGCGACCCCGCGCCCTCGCGGCTGGCCTATCGGCTGCATCGGATGTGGCTGACGCCGGCCTTTCGCCGCCTGACCCGCGTCGGGCTGCCTGCCTTTCTGATCGCCTTTGTCGCGCTGCTCTGGCTGTCGGATGACGACCGCCGCGCCAGCCTGTCGGGCGGGCTGACCGGGCTGGTCGAAAAGGTCCAGAACCGCGAACAGTTCATGGTCAAGGTGATGACCATCAACGGCGCTTCGGGTCCGGTCGATCGGGCCTTGCGGATGATGCTGCCGGTCGATCTGCCGGCCTCCAGCTTCGATATCGACCTGGATCAGCTGCGCCGCGACATCCTGATGCTGGACGCCGTGCGCGAGGTGGAGCTGCGCATCCGCCCCGACGGCGTGCTGGCGGCCCGCGTGGTCGAGCGCAAGCCGGCGCTGCTGTGGCGTCACGCCCGCGGGATCGAGCAACTGGACGAGACCGGGCATCGCGTGGCCTCTGTTTCCGAACGCTCGGTCCGGGCCGACCTGCCGCTGATCGCGGGCGAGGGCGCGGACCGCCACGCCAATCAGGCGCTGCAACTGTTTGCGGCCGCCGGCCCGCTGCTGCCGCGCGTGCGCGGGTTGCAGCGGGTGGGCGAGCGGCGTTGGGACGTGGTGCTGGATCGCGGCCAGCGCATCCTGCTGCCCGAAGAGGCGCCGGTCGCCGCGCTCGAGCGGCTGATCGCGCTGGATCAGGCGGGCGACATGCTGGCGCGCGACATCTCGCTGGTCGATCTGCGCGACGGCACGCGGCCCTTGGCGCGCATCGGCCTCGACGCGCAGAACCGCATCCGCGCCGAGCGGGGGCAGAACCCGCTGGGGCCGGATGGGCGCGAGATCAAGACCGATAAGAAGAAGGGCTAG
- a CDS encoding D-alanine--D-alanine ligase, with translation MAGESSRTAPHVVVLMGGPSAEREVSLSSGAECAKALRQAGYRVTEIDAGQDLPARLTEAAPDVVFNALHGRWGEDGCVQGLLEWLQIPYTHSGVLASALAMDKTRTKQVYREAGLPVVDSVIVPTEIARKTHPMPPPYVVKPNAEGSSVGIYIVPEGATEPARIGDQMPPSVMVEAYIPGRELTVSVMGDRVLGVTEILTSGWYDYDAKYSTGGSRHVIPAEVPDDITVACRDYALRAHRALGCRGLSRTDFRWNDAQGLRGLYLLETNTQPGMTPTSLAPEQAASVGLDFPALCAWLIEDALCRA, from the coding sequence ATGGCGGGCGAGTCGAGCAGGACAGCCCCGCATGTCGTCGTCCTGATGGGCGGCCCCTCGGCAGAACGCGAGGTGTCGCTGTCATCGGGTGCAGAATGCGCCAAGGCGCTGCGGCAAGCGGGCTATCGGGTGACCGAGATTGACGCGGGGCAGGATCTGCCCGCGCGGCTGACCGAGGCCGCGCCCGATGTCGTCTTCAACGCATTGCATGGCCGCTGGGGCGAGGATGGCTGCGTCCAGGGCCTGCTGGAATGGTTGCAGATCCCCTATACCCACTCCGGCGTGCTGGCCTCGGCGCTGGCGATGGACAAGACGCGGACCAAGCAGGTCTATCGCGAGGCCGGGCTGCCGGTCGTCGACAGCGTCATCGTCCCGACCGAGATCGCCCGCAAGACCCACCCCATGCCGCCGCCCTATGTCGTCAAGCCCAATGCCGAAGGCTCCAGCGTCGGCATCTATATCGTGCCCGAAGGCGCGACCGAACCGGCGCGGATCGGCGACCAGATGCCGCCCTCGGTCATGGTCGAGGCCTATATTCCGGGCCGCGAACTGACCGTGTCGGTCATGGGCGACCGGGTGCTGGGCGTGACCGAGATCCTGACCTCGGGCTGGTATGATTACGACGCGAAATACAGCACCGGCGGGTCGCGCCACGTCATCCCGGCCGAGGTGCCCGACGACATCACCGTCGCCTGCCGCGATTACGCGCTGCGCGCCCATCGCGCGCTGGGTTGCCGGGGCCTCAGCCGGACGGATTTCCGGTGGAACGACGCGCAGGGCCTGCGCGGGCTGTATCTGCTGGAGACCAACACCCAGCCCGGCATGACGCCGACCTCGCTTGCGCCCGAGCAGGCGGCCTCGGTCGGGCTCGACTTTCCCGCGCTCTGCGCCTGGCTGATCGAGGACGCGCTGTGCAGGGCATAG
- a CDS encoding NAD-dependent epimerase/dehydratase family protein has product MRLAVTGGTGLVGRFIVNEALRAGDRVTVLIRSVPVPGFFAGEVAHLAYDLNAEPPDLSGFDALVHAAFDHLPGRYRGGEGDDPAGFLARNLDGSRRLFDQAARAGVPVVFLSSRAVYGPQDGPLDEGMSCRPDTLYGQAKLAAEQALMGSGQPALVLRATGVYGAPGPGQRHKWADLFDDFAAGQPIAPRIGSEVHGDDLAAAVRLGLDGLRGVYNVSDLLLDRRDLLAMWARITGAGGTLPERADPSGFRVMRTDRLAARGWRGGGIDRLQATLRDIAAQAGIASRGR; this is encoded by the coding sequence ATGCGGCTGGCTGTCACAGGCGGGACCGGGCTGGTCGGCCGCTTCATCGTGAACGAGGCGCTGCGCGCGGGCGACCGGGTGACGGTGCTGATCCGCAGCGTCCCGGTGCCGGGGTTTTTCGCGGGCGAGGTGGCGCATCTGGCCTATGACCTCAACGCAGAACCACCTGATCTCAGCGGCTTCGACGCCCTTGTTCACGCCGCCTTCGATCACCTGCCCGGCCGCTATCGCGGCGGCGAGGGCGACGATCCGGCGGGGTTTCTGGCCCGCAACCTCGACGGTTCGCGCCGGCTGTTCGATCAGGCGGCGCGAGCGGGTGTGCCGGTGGTGTTCCTGTCCTCGCGCGCGGTCTATGGGCCGCAGGACGGGCCGCTGGACGAGGGCATGAGCTGCCGCCCCGACACGCTTTACGGGCAGGCCAAGCTGGCGGCGGAACAGGCGCTGATGGGCAGCGGCCAGCCCGCGCTGGTGCTGCGCGCGACCGGCGTCTATGGCGCGCCGGGGCCGGGGCAGCGGCACAAATGGGCGGATCTTTTCGATGATTTCGCCGCCGGCCAGCCCATCGCGCCGCGCATCGGCAGCGAGGTGCATGGCGACGATCTGGCGGCCGCCGTGCGGCTGGGGCTGGACGGGCTGCGCGGTGTCTACAACGTCTCGGACCTGCTGCTGGACCGGCGCGACCTGCTGGCGATGTGGGCGCGGATCACCGGGGCGGGCGGCACCTTGCCCGAACGCGCCGACCCGTCCGGCTTTCGCGTCATGCGGACGGATCGGCTGGCGGCACGGGGCTGGCGCGGGGGCGGGATCGACCGGTTGCAGGCCACGCTGCGCGACATCGCGGCGCAGGCGGGAATTGCGTCGCGGGGCAGATAG
- a CDS encoding glycosyltransferase — translation MSQGLRPETPPGSPRAYVTLATNDDYALGALALVNSIRATGTDADCVVLHTAVPDDALARLRQAGARLIATDLLPTSDGFNATHARDALHARAAFTKGNKPPFHTPLDNFVKLRLWQLTEYRAVVFIDADAIMLRNCDRLFDYPEFCAAPNVYESLTDFHRLNSGVFTARPSEARFEQMLDRLDRPGVFWRRTDQTFLQEFFPDWHGLPVFFNMLQYVWLNLPELWSWQQISILHYQYEKPWQDHDKADRLRPLIELWRGYAGQGPRLDPASLPGPG, via the coding sequence ATGTCCCAAGGTCTGCGCCCCGAAACCCCGCCCGGCAGTCCGCGTGCCTATGTCACGCTGGCGACGAATGACGATTATGCGCTGGGCGCGCTGGCGCTGGTCAACTCGATCCGCGCGACGGGGACGGATGCCGATTGCGTGGTGCTGCATACCGCCGTTCCCGATGACGCGCTGGCGCGGCTGCGGCAGGCGGGGGCGCGGCTGATCGCGACCGATCTGCTGCCGACCTCGGACGGGTTCAACGCCACCCATGCCCGCGACGCGCTGCACGCCCGCGCGGCCTTCACCAAGGGCAACAAGCCGCCCTTTCACACCCCGCTGGACAATTTCGTCAAGCTGCGGCTGTGGCAGTTGACGGAATATCGCGCCGTGGTCTTCATCGACGCCGACGCGATCATGCTGCGAAACTGCGACCGGCTGTTCGACTATCCCGAGTTCTGCGCGGCGCCGAATGTCTATGAAAGCCTGACGGATTTTCACCGGCTCAACTCCGGCGTCTTCACCGCCCGCCCGTCCGAGGCGCGCTTTGAACAGATGCTCGACCGGCTGGACCGGCCCGGCGTGTTCTGGCGGCGCACCGACCAGACCTTCCTGCAGGAATTCTTTCCCGACTGGCACGGGCTGCCGGTGTTTTTCAACATGCTGCAATATGTCTGGCTGAACCTGCCCGAGCTGTGGTCGTGGCAGCAGATCTCGATCCTGCATTACCAGTATGAAAAGCCGTGGCAGGATCACGACAAGGCCGATCGGCTGCGCCCGCTGATCGAGTTGTGGCGCGGCTATGCGGGCCAGGGGCCGCGTCTGGACCCGGCCAGCCTGCCCGGACCGGGCTGA